In Penaeus vannamei isolate JL-2024 chromosome 40, ASM4276789v1, whole genome shotgun sequence, the genomic stretch TCAAGCTCTTCAGCTGGCAACGGGCAACTCCAGTCTGGCTTAGCAGGTAGCAGTGGCTTTGGATCTGGTTCATCTAGTGGAAGGTTCTCATCAGGCTCATCTGGCACTCGCTTTGGAACAAGCTCACTGAGTGGTAACCGATTTGGGTCTAGTTCTTTTGGAAGTGGTTCCCAGTTCAGTTCAGCGGGGTCATCCGGGAGCaatgggtttgggtttggttcCTCAAGGGGATCTGGAGCACAGTTTGGTTCTTCTCTTGGCAGTGGAATTCAGTCTGGTTCTCAGACTTCTTCTGGAAATAGCGGCAATTTCCAGTCCAGTACATTTGGCAGTAACACTGTAAAACTTGCAGGACCAGGTACCTTCTCCACAGGTGGCAGCACAATTGGATCTGGCTCTTCTCTCAGCAGTGGATTTGGATCTGGCTCTACTGGTCAGTTCCAATCAGGTTCATCAAGTGGCAGTGGATTTGGATCTGGCTCTACTGGTCAGTTCCAATCAGGCTCATCAAGTGGCAGTGGATTTGGATCTGGCTCTTCCCTCAGCAGTGGATTTGGATCTGGCAGTTCCAGCAGTCAGTTCCAATCAGGCTCATCTAGTGGCAGTGGATTTGGATCTGGTTCTTCCTTCAGCAGCGGATCTGGGTCTGGTTCCTTCAACAGTGGATCTGGCTCTTCCCTCAGCAGTGGTTTTGGATCTGGCTCTTCCCTCAGCAGTGGATTTGGATCTGGCTCTTCCCTCAGCAGTGGATTTGGATCTGGCTCTTCCAGCAGTCAGTTCCAATCAGGCTCATCAAGTGGATTTGGGTCTGATTCTTCCTTCAGCACCGGATCTGGGTCTGGCTCCTTCAACAGTGGATCTGGCTCTTCCCTCAGCAGTGGATTTGGATCTGGCTCTTCCCTCAGCAGTGGATTTGGATCTGGCTCTTCTACTGGTCAGTTCCAGTCAGGATCAAGTGGTAGTGATTTTGGTTCTGGTTCTTCCTTTAGCAGTGGATCTGGTTCTTCCCTCAGCAGTGGATTTGGTCCTGGCTCTTCCACCGGTCAGTTCCAACTAAGTTCATCCAGCGGTCTTGGCTCTGGTTCCTCCGTCAGCAGTGGACTTAGTTCCGGTTCTTCCAGTGGACAGTTCCAATCAGGCAGCAGTGGATTTGGATCCAGCTCTGGTGGGCAATTCCAATCAGGTTCACTGGGTAGCAGTGGATCTGGATTTGGATCCTCCAGTGGAAGCAGCAGTGGATTTGGATCAAGTTCTTCACTCAGTGGTGGATTCCAGTCTGGCTCATCTGGTTCTGGAGTTAGTTCAATTTCTTCCCTTAGCAGTGGATCACAGTCTGGTTCTACATTTGGATCATCATCTGGTTCTGGTATtggctccacttcctcctttggCAGTGGATTCCAGCCCAGTTCTCTATCTGGTTCTGGATTTGGTTCAAGTTCTGGATCCCAGTCTGGTTTCTCATCTGGATCTGGTAGTGGATTCCAGTCTGGTTCATCTGGTTCTGGATTTGGTTCAAGTTCTGGATCCCAGTCTGGTTTCTCATCTGGATCTGGTAGTGGATTCCAGTCTGGTTCGTCATCTGGATCTGGTAGTGGATTCCAGTCTGGTTCATCATCTGGTTCTGGAATTGGCTCCACTTCTTCCCTTAGCAACGGATTCCAACCCAGTTCTCTATCTGGTTCTGCATTCGGTTCAGGTTCTGGATCCCAGTCTGGTTTCTCATCTGGATCTGGTAGTGGATTCCAGTCTGGTTCTGGAATTGGCTCCACTTCTTCCCTTAGCAACGGATTCCAACCCAGTTCTCTATCTGGTTCTGCATTCGGTTCAGGTTCTGGATCCCAGTCTGGCTTCTCATCTGGATCTGGATTTGGTTCTGGCTCTTCCATTGGTAGTGGATTCCAATCCAGTACCCCATCTGGTTCCGGATTTGGTTCAGGTTCTGGATCCCAGTCTGGTTTCTCATCCGGATCTGGATTTGGTTCCGGTTCTTCATTTGGTAGCGGATTCCAGTCTGGTTCATCTGGTGCAGGATTTGGATCAGGTTCTTCCCTTGGTGGTGCATTCCAGTCTGGTTCATCCGGTTCTGGTTTTGGATCAAGTTCAAGTGGATTTGGCTCAGGTTCCTCATTCCTCAGTGGATCGCAGACTGGTTCCTCTTTCGGAAGTGGATTCCAAATTGACCCTCTTCCAGCTGACGGAGTATTTGAGCCTCTGAATCTCCCCGCTGGAGCCTCTCAACTACTGGGAAGAGTCTCAACCTCCTTCTCCTGCACTGACCGTCCCTATGGATATTACGCTGATGAGGAGAACTCGTGCCGTGTTTTCCACATCTGTTACCCAGCTCGTTTCTCCACTGGTGCTATCGAAACCTATCAGTACAGGTATGGTCTATAATATTGCATagtgaattgatatatatatatatatatatatatatatatataatcagacttatttcttttttattaagatTATGATCTGAAGTATGACGGAGATTTTACATATCTGTTAAGCTGTGAATACATGATTGGTTATCATTTTACTAAAGTCTGATTTTCAGAAGCTGAATTTTAAGACAATCCAAAGTAATATAAAATGCCCTATTTGTTCTCCAGCTTCCTGTGCGGTGAGGGTTCTGTATTCGACCAAAAGGAACTTACCTGCAAGGTCCAGTCTGATGCTGTCCCATGCCAGGAATCCTCTAGTTACTACTACACAAACGAGCAGTTCGGTCGCCCTGAAGAAAAATCGCAATAAGTCTGCTGAAGAAGACGACTTTTCTGCCGACACaacgaatgtatatttatatgatattaaaTAAAGTTTAAGTATTACAATTTCTCTCTCAGTGATGTCCATATCAAACATGATTCAACTGTTCATGGAACTATTAGTTGGGATTTGTAGATCACTTAGATCAGGCTAGTGTAACTGAAATTCACATATATAATCGACAATATCAGTACCATTCTCACAAATATAAACTGAATAAAGACACTGACTAACGAGCTAAacctcatacataaatacatacaatggactcatttttctttgtttctaatgaatgatatatatggtAAATGTTAAACATGTTAAACATACCCCGAATTAGAAGAACATTATATAGTTGATTAGGCACTTTGGTATATCGGCCTACCACAAGTGTTGTTATTCAAATGAACAGGCAAATCAGATATATAAGCTATCCTATTCCAGGACTCATTACAGaagcaaaacaagaataaaacagatgtcaaaaagaagacaaaaatgtaTTATAAATTGCAGTATCCATAAAAGGCTTTACTAGCatcgaaaaagaaaatcaaaatgcaATTTGCTTTTGAATCACTGTCGTCTGCATTATTTGCCGCTTCGTAAAGGAGGTTAGGCCTACTAAAACACAAGTGACATTCTAAAGCTATTGTCATTTAtgttaaaaaaaactgaatcaaGGTCAGTTCTTTACAGCAAGGGCTAGTCTACCTCACATATGCTTATGCTTATCATTGCCCGAAACAGTAATAGCTATTTAGTGTTTACAGTGGACGAAGAAGTATTCCAATGCTGAGACTTggacaacaaataacaataataataataaaatcatgctGGAACGAAACTGTTCTACTTCATGGTGCATTAGGACATGATTATATAGGATTATGATTAGAATTTATGGAATTATTTGAATaagacgtatatgtatgcatatacgaatatacacataaatacaatgctcgatacatatacagtacagcTTTAGATATAGGCTTATATAATTTGAAAAAGAAATATCTTGTTTACCTATTTTCATTCGATTTTATtagatggattaaaaaaaaaaaaatctaacatacCACTTATATCCATAAAATTGGCTAGATTATTAAACTAGTCTCTATAGGGACAGATTTCGTAAGATGCAAGGCAACTTTAATATTCCTACATGCCGAAAATACAGTAGTTTAGTCCAATATAATTTGCTTCATACGTCTTTTAGCTAATGTAAGGGACCCTCAAACCCATTAACTTCATTAATTTCTGCATATTTCTATTCAGTTAATATTTGACATAATGCTTATTCAAATTTGAGCACCAGACTCAGCTGTAGCTATCCTCTCAGTTGCAAGGTTCAGTGTTCTCAACAACTGGGTAACTAAGAAACTGCACTGTCTTCTGGGTTCTTTTATCCGTAGGTTCTTGAAACTCGTATAACAAGTGAGCCTTAATGAAAGAAGTCACCACACGCATCAAAGTACAAAATACGTAGGCGCCAGGACAAAATAAAGGTAACTCGCGATATCCTTGGgctcagctgtctctctctctctgattggctgagggggttggtTCCTGCATGGAATGTCTGAGGGATCATGACTCTAAGACTGGACAGTAGAATGCAGGGCTTACAAGTAAAATAAGTTATATTTACATAGGCATAGATGGTACATACACTGTAATATAGTAATCACATCTATACACACTGTTTGTTTACAGAGaatgtcctcgaaagttgaggAGTAGGGCATAGAAGTTTTGTGCTGCCCCCCTTTTCCTGCGCCTATGAAGTCGTAcggtaagtgttttttttttcccaaatataATCAGTGTTCGAAGCCCGAGACAGCTTTCTGATTTTCGACCCATATCTGGTTCTGAGATCTGAGGGAAAGTTGCAAATATGATTTAAGGTATCTTTATATTTACTTGTCCACGACTGTTACCTCTAATATTATTTAGTATCTGCCTATCAAAACAAATCAAACCTTCACATGGAACACTCTGTCTAACGAAACAGAGCATCCTGACAATGATCTTTTCTTCCTTATACTACTAGAGAAAAATACGATGACTCCTTGAATGTCATGCACATGGACTGGTCGTGTCATAAGCCTGGGAGTCCAAAATTCAGGGTCAAAGCGGTGCCTTTGTAAGacattctagattttttttccctgCTTTTCTTCCCTGTCTAGATGCCCTTCCAACTCGGGTCGACTCGAAGTGTGACCTTTCACCTTGGGAGTCAATGCGATTGGTACTGGGTGTATTTAGGTCTGGACTCGTAAAAGGAAGATTGTAAAGGACCAGTGATTGCATTTACGATCGATTTTTAAAgcacatttctaaaaaaaaaaaaaaaaaaaaaaaaaaaaaaaaaaaaaaaaaaaatgataatgataaaagaaaataacactgAGAACAGTATTTGTTAATTTAAGCTTAGAATGCTAATGATAAGGTTAGATAAATGGTATTACCATTAATGATATGCTGAAAAAtgcaatatgataacaatgataacaataatggaaactaATGAcactgattaataataatgattatggttagttgtagcagtatatatatattttttccattattaaaacatttatgatcagtatcattgcCACTATTAATATTTTGAATTAAAGGCTATTAGTTATCTTTGTCATCTTTAGCGTTATCATTTTACTTTTCATTGTCTATTTTAAACATATACCTTTGTTACttccattattgtttttgatgaatgaattatcagtttatttatttctgcgttatcctttatatgattattataacaatgaatggttatatgatcattgttatagCCATAATAAATAATCAGTAGCCATGattgtaactataataatattacatCAATTAATTTACAATATTTCTAATttctgtattgttatcattaatgtcattgccATTAATactttatgtttttatctatcataaaaaataatcaactattaatattactatcaggCTTACGATAATATTTACTTGTAAGTTTTTACATGAAATAGCAGTAGTTACAATCATTCCTTGTAATGAAAAACTGTAAATCCTTTTTCATTCTATGATTCTTTTCATGAAAGATAAAAGGAATGTATTAACATATTTGCGAAAATCAACACATCATATTTATTTacaaaagataatatataaacaaaaaatcttGTACACTCACGGTCCGGACTGTTGTCAACACGATATGAAACTCGTCTCGAATCATCAACTAATGCAACCCATAATACTCCAAGGCTTCAGTATGGTGCTATAATGTTTCAAAATGGTGTGTTGAGGCTCGaattctgtattttatttatttgtttgcttaaaGATTCAGTGTAGTGTGTCTAGGTTTCAATCTAGTGTTTCGAAATGTTATTACCATGTTTCTGGGTTTGATTTCGTGATTTCAGGCTTGGATGTGGTAGTTTTAGGGTTCATTTTGAAGTATCTAAGCTTCAGCATGGTATGCTGACCGATACTGTGTTTCGGAGCTTCGACCTAAATCCAGTGAATCTTCAATACAGTGTTTCGAAGCTTCACATCAGGGACTCGACAGTAAAACCGCGATTGTACGTAACAACAACAGGCAATttctatacatctctatataaatTGTATCTTTTCCTCAGGGAGACCGAACTGCTCGTTGGTGAAGTAATAGTTGTAGGATTCCTCGCAAGGACTCGCCACTGAGGGATCCACGCAGGTTAGCTCCCTCTGGTCGAACACCGTCTCCGCGCCACACATGAAGCTGCGGAGAAGATACTGttagataaaaagatatggaagtgtgtatgtatctgtgtgtgcgtgtttatttgtttgtttgtgtgtgtgtgcgtgtgcgcaatatatacacaagcacacagatacacaaaaaacataacaCACTGTGCGAATAACGTTTACATTCTGTCCTTTATCAGACTTCTGCATCCGCCAGACCGCCTGAGCCTCCCGGCGGCGCCTCACCTGTACTGGTACGTGACGCTGGCGCCGTCGGCGAAGAGCGCCGGGTAGCACACGTGGTAGACGCGGCAGGCGTTGTCGCGGTCGGCGTAGTAGCCGTAGGGGAGGTCGTCGCAGGAGAAGGCGGTCGAGACGGTCCCCAGCAGGCTGGAGGCCGAGGCCGGGAGGTTCAGGGGCTCGAACACGCCGTCCACGGCTTCGTCGGCGTCGCCTTCGCCGGGCCGACGTCCGCCTCCGATGGCAGAGCGAAACCTGCTGCCGCTGGACGAGGCCAAGCCGCCCGTGGCACCAGAGGCGCTGCTGCCGCTGTGCGAGCCAGGTCTGCTGCCTCCTGAGGCGCCGGGACTGGCCTGCAGCCCGCCGTCGGCCGGGAAGCTGGTCCTCGGCTGAAATCCTCCAGCAGAGGGCGAGGTCGAGAGGGCGGCTGTTCCTCGGCGGAAGAAGCCATCGCCGGCGAGTCGCACGGACACATCCGGGAACTGCTGGGCTGCAGCTGATGCTGCCACGAACACTAGAATATATTTTGGAagttttgttcattcatttatctatctagattCCCATCTCTGTAAAACGggaatttatttatcatatatgtagcATTTGATAGaggattttgaaaagaaaaaatatatcacaacTCACCGAATAAAAAGTGCATCATCTCTATTTCTCGACGTTCAAGGCTGATCTGCGAGGGAAAGCAATGCTGTGTTGTTTAAATAGTCCAAGCTCGGTGAAACGCGCAAGGCAGGAAGTGAACGGAATGGCAAGCAGCAAGTTTCATGTGAAAATGTCCTTTCGAATGGCTGCTGACCACGGGATATACCAAACGTCTTTCTcaaccttctccttttctctctctctccacacacgcacgtacacacacacacacgcacatgcacatgtacacgtactCGCGTACgcacacgcccgcgcgcacacacatgtgtatatatgtatatatatatatatatatatatatatatatatatatatatatatatatatatatatatatatatactgtatatatatacgtatatatatacatatatatatatataaatatatatatatatatatatatatatatatatatatatatatatatatgtgtgtgtgtgtgtgtgtgtgtgtgtgtgtgtgtgtgtgtgtgtgtgtgcgcgcgcgcctgtgcgtatgtatgcttatgactacacagacacaatatatattacctatatgtaCGTGTTTTACGAAATGTTTTATTCTAATGATCCTGCAATGTACAAACACATGCTGTAAATGATAGGATAGGATGTCCAAAATTGCAAATATGCACAAAATGTAGTCATTACTGAACACTGATCACAGAAAACGTTAGAAAGCGGAGGGAGGACTCTTTCAAATATTTTGGCGATCGCGTATAGAAGGCAACAGGTTTAAATATGAATGCATGTGCTTGGAAAATtgaatatatctagatatattttgataattatagtagtatgAGCAAAAGGATTCTGCTG encodes the following:
- the LOC113812671 gene encoding putative per-hexamer repeat protein 5 isoform X1, with the translated sequence MKTFIILLVAALAAGQRFQQRVPDVAVKLASAGFFQQGGSFSSSSGSNFQRNSGFQNSGFGSNSQSSLSSGNIASSSFFTPAGNGVGSSGRFQSGSGFGSGFSSSSSAGNGQLQSGLAGSSGFGSGSSSGRFSSGSSGTRFGTSSLSGNRFGSSSFGSGSQFSSAGSSGSNGFGFGSSRGSGAQFGSSLGSGIQSGSQTSSGNSGNFQSSTFGSNTVKLAGPGTFSTGGSTIGSGSSLSSGFGSGSTGQFQSGSSSGSGFGSGSTGQFQSGSSSGSGFGSGSSLSSGFGSGSSSSQFQSGSSSGSGFGSGSSFSSGSGSGSFNSGSGSSLSSGFGSGSSLSSGFGSGSSLSSGFGSGSSSSQFQSGSSSGFGSDSSFSTGSGSGSFNSGSGSSLSSGFGSGSSLSSGFGSGSSTGQFQSGSSGSDFGSGSSFSSGSGSSLSSGFGPGSSTGQFQLSSSSGLGSGSSVSSGLSSGSSSGQFQSGSSGFGSSSGGQFQSGSLGSSGSGFGSSSGSSSGFGSSSSLSGGFQSGSSGSGVSSISSLSSGSQSGSTFGSSSGSGIGSTSSFGSGFQPSSLSGSGFGSSSGSQSGFSSGSGSGFQSGSSGSGFGSSSGSQSGFSSGSGSGFQSGSSSGSGSGFQSGSSSGSGIGSTSSLSNGFQPSSLSGSAFGSGSGSQSGFSSGSGSGFQSGSGIGSTSSLSNGFQPSSLSGSAFGSGSGSQSGFSSGSGFGSGSSIGSGFQSSTPSGSGFGSGSGSQSGFSSGSGFGSGSSFGSGFQSGSSGAGFGSGSSLGGAFQSGSSGSGFGSSSSGFGSGSSFLSGSQTGSSFGSGFQIDPLPADGVFEPLNLPAGASQLLGRVSTSFSCTDRPYGYYADEENSCRVFHICYPARFSTGAIETYQYSFLCGEGSVFDQKELTCKVQSDAVPCQESSSYYYTNEQFGRPEEKSQ
- the LOC113812671 gene encoding putative per-hexamer repeat protein 5 isoform X2, with the protein product MKTFIILLVAALAAGQRFQQRVPDVAVKLASAGFFQQGGSFSSSSGSNFQRNSGFQNSGFGSNSQSSLSSGNIASSSFFTPAGNGVGSSGRFQSGSGFGSGFSSSSSAGNGQLQSGLAGSSGFGSGSSSGRFSSGSSGTRFGTSSLSGNRFGSSSFGSGSQFSSAGSSGSNGFGFGSSRGSGAQFGSSLGSGIQSGSQTSSGNSGNFQSSTFGSNTVKLAGPGTFSTGGSTIGSGSSLSSGFGSGSTGQFQSGSSSGSGFGSGSTGQFQSGSSSGSGFGSGSSLSSGFGSGSSSSQFQSGSSSGSGFGSGSSFSSGSGSGSFNSGSGSSLSSGFGSGSSLSSGFGSGSSLSSGFGSGSSSSQFQSGSSSGFGSDSSFSTGSGSGSFNSGSGSSLSSGFGSGSSTGQFQSGSSGSDFGSGSSFSSGSGSSLSSGFGPGSSTGQFQLSSSSGLGSGSSVSSGLSSGSSSGQFQSGSSGFGSSSGGQFQSGSLGSSGSGFGSSSGSSSGFGSSSSLSGGFQSGSSGSGVSSISSLSSGSQSGSTFGSSSGSGIGSTSSFGSGFQPSSLSGSGFGSSSGSQSGFSSGSGSGFQSGSSGSGFGSSSGSQSGFSSGSGSGFQSGSSSGSGSGFQSGSSSGSGIGSTSSLSNGFQPSSLSGSAFGSGSGSQSGFSSGSGSGFQSGSGIGSTSSLSNGFQPSSLSGSAFGSGSGSQSGFSSGSGFGSGSSIGSGFQSSTPSGSGFGSGSGSQSGFSSGSGFGSGSSFGSGFQSGSSGAGFGSGSSLGGAFQSGSSGSGFGSSSSGFGSGSSFLSGSQTGSSFGSGFQIDPLPADGVFEPLNLPAGASQLLGRVSTSFSCTDRPYGYYADEENSCRVFHICYPARFSTGAIETYQYSFLCGEGSVFDQKELTCKVQSDAVPCQESSSYYYTNEQFGRPEEKSQ
- the LOC113812671 gene encoding putative per-hexamer repeat protein 5 isoform X3, coding for MKTFIILLVAALAAGQRFQQRVPDVAVKLASAGFFQQGGSFSSSSGSNFQRNSGFQNSGFGSNSQSSLSSGNIASSSFFTPAGNGVGSSGRFQSGSGFGSGFSSSSSAGNGQLQSGLAGSSGFGSGSSSGRFSSGSSGTRFGTSSLSGNRFGSSSFGSGSQFSSAGSSGSNGFGFGSSRGSGAQFGSSLGSGIQSGSQTSSGNSGNFQSSTFGSNTVKLAGPGTFSTGGSTIGSGSSLSSGFGSGSTGQFQSGSSSGSGFGSGSSLSSGFGSGSSSSQFQSGSSSGSGFGSGSSFSSGSGSGSFNSGSGSSLSSGFGSGSSLSSGFGSGSSLSSGFGSGSSSSQFQSGSSSGFGSDSSFSTGSGSGSFNSGSGSSLSSGFGSGSSLSSGFGSGSSTGQFQSGSSGSDFGSGSSFSSGSGSSLSSGFGPGSSTGQFQLSSSSGLGSGSSVSSGLSSGSSSGQFQSGSSGFGSSSGGQFQSGSLGSSGSGFGSSSGSSSGFGSSSSLSGGFQSGSSGSGVSSISSLSSGSQSGSTFGSSSGSGIGSTSSFGSGFQPSSLSGSGFGSSSGSQSGFSSGSGSGFQSGSSGSGFGSSSGSQSGFSSGSGSGFQSGSSSGSGSGFQSGSSSGSGIGSTSSLSNGFQPSSLSGSAFGSGSGSQSGFSSGSGSGFQSGSGIGSTSSLSNGFQPSSLSGSAFGSGSGSQSGFSSGSGFGSGSSIGSGFQSSTPSGSGFGSGSGSQSGFSSGSGFGSGSSFGSGFQSGSSGAGFGSGSSLGGAFQSGSSGSGFGSSSSGFGSGSSFLSGSQTGSSFGSGFQIDPLPADGVFEPLNLPAGASQLLGRVSTSFSCTDRPYGYYADEENSCRVFHICYPARFSTGAIETYQYSFLCGEGSVFDQKELTCKVQSDAVPCQESSSYYYTNEQFGRPEEKSQ
- the LOC138860162 gene encoding uncharacterized protein; protein product: TKLPKYILVFVAASAAAQQFPDVSVRLAGDGFFRRGTAALSTSPSAGGFQPRTSFPADGGLQASPGASGGSRPGSHSGSSASGATGGLASSSGSRFRSAIGGGRRPGEGDADEAVDGVFEPLNLPASASSLLGTVSTAFSCDDLPYGYYADRDNACRVYHVCYPALFADGASVTYQYSFMCGAETVFDQRELTCVDPSVASPCEESYNYYFTNEQFGLPEEKIQFI